One window of Felis catus isolate Fca126 chromosome D4, F.catus_Fca126_mat1.0, whole genome shotgun sequence genomic DNA carries:
- the LOC101097186 gene encoding olfactory receptor 1N2-like, whose product MDRINQSSVTEFLLLGLSERPEQQPLLFGIFMGMYLVTVMGNLLIILAIGFDSHLHTPMYFFLANLSFADACFSSTTVPKMLVNIQTHSHTIPYEGCLAQMHFFMMFGALDDFLLGVMAYDRYVAICRPLHYSKLMSPLVCVVLLAACWVLTNLAALLHTLLMARLSFCAGNSIHHFFCDVVPLLQLSCSDTSTNQVVLFTVGSMILTGPLSLIILSYAYIMSTILGVSSAPGRQKAFSTCGSHLTIVFLFYGTAIGVYLFPPSSHSGVKERIAAVFYTVVTPMLNPFIYSLRNNDMKTALSKIFGTHTFSSQGI is encoded by the coding sequence ATGGACAGAATCAACCAGTCCAGTGTCACTGAGTTTCTTCTGTTGGGTCTTTCCGAGAGGCCAGAGCAGCAGCCTCTCCTATTTGGCATCTTCATGGGCATGTACCTGGTCACTGTCATGGGAAACCTTCTCATCATCCTGGCCATTGGCTTTGACTCacacctccacacccccatgtatttcttcctggcCAACCTCTCTTTTGCTGATGCCTGCTTTTCTTCCACTACAGTCCCCAAGATGTTGGTGAACATCCAGACACATAGTCACACCATACCGTATGAAGGGTGTTTGGCCCAGATGCATTTCTTCATGATGTTTGGAGCACTGGATGACTTCCTCTTGGGggtgatggcctatgaccgctatgtggccatctgcagGCCTCTTCACTACTCCAAGCTCATGAGTCCTCTTGTCTGTGTGGTCCTTCTGGCAGCATGCTGGGTCCTCACCAACCTTGCTGCCCTCCTACATACCTTGCTTATGGCTAGACTCTCTTTCTGTGCAGGCAACAGCATCCATCACTTCTTCTGTGATGTGGTCCCTCTGCTGCAGCTGTCATGCTCAGACACCAGCACAAACCAGGTAGTCCTGTTCACTGTGGGCTCCATGATACTCACTGGTCCTCTCTCCCTGATCATTTTGTCATATGCATACATCATGTCCACCATCCTTGGAGTCTCATCTGCCCCTGGCAGGCAGAAGGCCTTCTCCACTTGTGGCTCCCATCTCACCATTGTCTTCTTGTTTTATGGCACAGCTATTGGTGTCTATCTGTTTCCCCCTTCATCACACTCTGGGGTTAAGGAAAGGATTGCAGCTGTATTTTACACTGTTGTGACTCCTATGTTGAACCCCTTCATATACAGCCTCAGGAACAATGATATGAAGACTGCACTCAGTAAGATTTTTGGAACTCATACATTCTCTTCTCAGGGAATTTGA